A region of Polyangiaceae bacterium DNA encodes the following proteins:
- a CDS encoding ATP-dependent metallopeptidase FtsH/Yme1/Tma family protein → MKQPHKTLLLWVVLIVAFLAIWQFLSPEGPQKQPMPFNEFIALVKAPKDQRHVEAVEIKDREYVFQIKNPTSKGPVERGISIGPASDEIATELLKYDVRITYQKDESNPFLTTTLTILLPMLFLLVLFYLFMRQLQAGGGKAMSFGKSRARLLNESQNKVTFADVAGIDEAKDEVEEIIAFLKDPKKFQKLGGRIPKGVLMMGPPGTGKTLLARAIAGEAGVPFFSISGSDFVEMFVGVGASRVRDLFEQGKKHAPCIIFIDEIDAVGRHRGAGLGGGHDEREQTLNQLLVEMDGFESNEGVIIIAATNRPDVLDPAILRPGRFDRRIIVPRPDVRGREGILAVHTKKVPLSTDVDLGILAAGTPGFVGADLENLVNEAALLAARQDKEAVAMQDFELAKDKVLMGSERRSMVMSEAERRTAAWHEAGHTLVGKMVEGNDSVHKVSIIPRGAALGVTQFLPTEDRHLMTRKQTLARIAMALGGRAAEEIVFNEITTGAQDDIRRATRLARAMVCELGMTDKLGPVAYGENEESVFLGREMTTRREDYSEDTAKEIDQELRRIVDEQHQLALSVLTENRDKLDRLAEALLERETLDSQEITAAIAGEPLPPRERVVIPTWSDKRSARDKEKKRPASIFGAPKPATSG, encoded by the coding sequence GTGAAACAGCCCCACAAGACCCTCCTGCTCTGGGTCGTCCTGATCGTCGCCTTCCTGGCCATCTGGCAGTTCCTGAGCCCCGAGGGGCCGCAGAAGCAGCCCATGCCCTTCAACGAGTTCATCGCGCTCGTGAAGGCACCGAAGGACCAGCGCCACGTCGAGGCGGTCGAGATCAAGGACCGAGAGTACGTCTTCCAGATCAAGAACCCGACCTCCAAGGGACCGGTCGAGCGCGGCATCAGCATCGGTCCGGCCAGCGACGAGATCGCGACGGAGCTCCTCAAGTACGACGTCCGCATCACCTACCAGAAGGACGAGTCGAATCCGTTCCTGACGACGACGCTGACCATCCTCCTGCCGATGCTGTTCCTGCTCGTGCTGTTCTACCTCTTCATGAGGCAGCTCCAGGCGGGCGGAGGCAAGGCCATGAGCTTCGGCAAGAGCCGGGCTCGCCTGCTGAACGAGTCGCAGAACAAGGTGACGTTCGCCGACGTGGCCGGCATCGACGAGGCCAAGGACGAGGTCGAGGAGATCATCGCCTTCCTCAAGGACCCGAAGAAGTTCCAGAAGCTCGGCGGGCGCATCCCCAAGGGCGTGCTCATGATGGGCCCGCCCGGCACGGGTAAGACGCTGCTCGCCCGGGCCATCGCCGGCGAGGCCGGGGTGCCCTTCTTCAGCATTTCGGGCTCGGATTTCGTCGAGATGTTCGTGGGCGTGGGCGCGAGCCGCGTTCGCGACCTGTTCGAGCAGGGCAAGAAGCACGCCCCCTGCATCATCTTCATCGACGAGATCGACGCCGTCGGCCGGCACCGCGGCGCTGGCCTGGGCGGCGGCCACGACGAGCGCGAGCAGACCCTGAACCAGCTGTTGGTCGAGATGGACGGCTTCGAGTCCAACGAAGGCGTGATCATCATCGCCGCGACCAACCGCCCCGACGTGCTCGACCCGGCCATCCTGCGCCCCGGCCGCTTCGACCGCCGCATCATCGTCCCCCGCCCCGACGTGCGCGGGCGCGAGGGCATCCTGGCGGTCCACACCAAGAAGGTGCCCCTGTCCACCGACGTCGACCTCGGCATCCTGGCGGCGGGAACTCCCGGCTTCGTCGGCGCCGATCTCGAGAACCTGGTGAACGAGGCCGCGCTCCTGGCGGCGCGCCAGGACAAAGAGGCCGTCGCCATGCAGGACTTCGAGCTGGCCAAGGACAAGGTCCTGATGGGCAGCGAGCGCCGCAGCATGGTGATGAGCGAGGCGGAACGTCGCACGGCGGCCTGGCACGAAGCCGGGCACACGCTGGTCGGCAAGATGGTCGAAGGCAACGACTCGGTGCACAAGGTCAGCATCATTCCGCGTGGAGCCGCGCTGGGCGTCACCCAGTTCCTGCCAACGGAGGATCGGCACCTGATGACCCGCAAGCAGACGCTGGCGCGCATCGCCATGGCGCTCGGAGGCCGCGCGGCGGAGGAGATCGTGTTCAACGAGATCACGACCGGCGCCCAGGACGACATCCGGCGCGCGACGCGGCTGGCTCGAGCGATGGTCTGCGAGCTCGGCATGACCGACAAGCTCGGCCCGGTCGCCTACGGCGAGAACGAGGAGAGCGTGTTCCTCGGTCGCGAGATGACCACTCGCCGCGAGGACTACTCCGAGGACACCGCCAAGGAGATCGATCAGGAGCTCCGGCGCATCGTGGACGAGCAGCACCAGCTGGCGCTGAGCGTGCTCACCGAGAACCGCGACAAGCTCGATCGCCTGGCCGAAGCGCTGCTCGAGCGCGAGACCCTCGACTCCCAGGAGATCACGGCCGCCATCGCCGGCGAGCCGCTGCCCCCGCGGGAGCGGGTGGTGATCCCGACCTGGAGCGACAAGCGCTCGGCGCGCGACAAAGAGAAGAAGCGCCCTGCCAGCATCTTCGGCGCCCCCAAGCCCGCGACCAGCGGCTGA
- the tilS gene encoding tRNA lysidine(34) synthetase TilS, which yields MTRARRSHPPTVLKLVERTLRTECGLPRGARILLGVSGGGDSQALLHALARLRERLDFELFAHGVDHGLRKEAALELDLAEELARAHAVPFQRSRIAVSPGGNLMARARAARYRELRRVRDAAGAELLATAHHADDRAETFLLRLLRGSGPRGLAVLPPRTGDLLRPLIRARRTDVQAHLGRHAIRFASDPSNDDPRFARTRVRNELLPLMESLSPRVVEHLNALADQLAQESPPELRGPDGTAIPLGRAQTRAFVRLLGKPDAHAQIWLAGGLAIRLDPSSGAPQIVGATPRGAANRRKSD from the coding sequence ATGACCCGCGCTCGGCGGTCGCACCCGCCGACCGTGCTCAAGCTCGTGGAGCGAACTCTCAGGACCGAGTGTGGGCTGCCCAGAGGTGCGCGCATTCTGCTCGGAGTCTCCGGGGGCGGGGACTCCCAGGCCCTGCTGCACGCGCTCGCGCGGCTCCGAGAGCGCCTCGACTTCGAGCTCTTCGCGCACGGCGTCGACCACGGTCTGCGCAAGGAAGCCGCCCTGGAGCTCGACCTCGCCGAGGAGCTGGCCCGCGCTCACGCCGTGCCGTTCCAGCGCTCGCGGATCGCGGTCTCGCCGGGCGGGAACCTGATGGCCCGAGCCCGCGCGGCCCGCTATCGGGAGCTCCGTCGCGTTCGCGACGCCGCCGGCGCCGAGCTCTTGGCCACCGCGCACCACGCCGACGATCGGGCCGAGACCTTTCTCCTGCGCCTGCTCCGTGGCTCGGGTCCGCGGGGCCTCGCCGTGCTCCCGCCGCGGACCGGCGACCTGCTGCGTCCGCTGATCCGAGCGCGCCGAACGGATGTGCAGGCCCACCTCGGGCGGCACGCCATTCGGTTCGCCAGCGATCCCAGCAACGACGACCCGCGCTTCGCGCGCACCCGGGTGCGCAACGAGCTACTGCCGCTGATGGAATCCCTGTCGCCCCGCGTGGTGGAGCACCTGAACGCGCTCGCCGATCAGCTCGCTCAGGAATCACCCCCCGAGCTGCGGGGTCCCGACGGCACCGCCATTCCGCTCGGCCGAGCCCAGACCCGGGCGTTCGTCCGGCTGCTGGGGAAGCCAGACGCGCACGCGCAAATTTGGCTGGCGGGGGGGCTCGCGATCCGCCTCGACCCCAGCTCGGGCGCACCCCAGATCGTAGGGGCGACGCCCAGAGGGGCTGCCAACAGGCGGAAAAGTGATTAA